GTATTTTGGATTACCTATAATTACAATAGACGGTGCACGAAATCCTAATACTTGTAATTTAGGTGCGCTTGGTGCTACATCTATCCTAAGTCTGGGTCCCCTTAAACATTTGTCAAACAGGTAACTGTGGACAATTTTACATTTGATCTATGTTTTTTGTGCAATGTTTTTTTGCctttctataattttcaacAATAAGAGTTGCTTATTATGAGTATTACTGCATTGCTTATTTACTGCAAAAGACTTGCTTTTattctttccattttatagATAAATTAGATGGCACAAATTCgatttatttaagaattttatataataataaattcgacACGTTTTAGTTTATTTGTGTTCTTCATTATTTCGGGcagttttacattttttattttgtttatatcaCTAATTTTAGTTTATGTAATTCTAAAGCAATACAGTATTTGTAATGAAAGCTGAAGAGGTGTTTGTGTTAATTTAGAGTAATGTAAAACAAGATTTGAGATACACAATCATTATGTGAAGATAGTGTATATGtacatcatatagtatattATGAGAAAGTTGCGAGATTCAAGTTGCGCGTAAATTATCGCCATtattagtatattttttttttaaataattggaGACTCATCAAATGTATTCTTCAGAAGTAACTTTTCGAAGATACAATCTTCATGGATAAACAATAGTTCCAAACGTAGTGCCACTCATTAATGTATCAAAAGTCATTGATAAAGTTATAcaaacatattaaattattagaacCCTGCTGcttgaaattagaaaaaagcAACTCGTTAAGATTAATGAAAAATCACATTGGTTTTACTCGACAAAAATATCATTCATTTGAATGAATACTAGAAACTATCGTTGTGTGATCTTGTATCACTTGCGATATGTGATACACTATTTTGAATCTGATATTGGGAACATTAACATATACATTATGAAAATTACGAAGGTACCTAATTACTAGATTCGTTCATGTAAGGAATTATCTTGGATATTTTAACCGATTTTTCAGGCAGTAAGTAGTTGTATTATACAGTGTTGTTAAATTACGTCCGTGTTTTGAATGAAagagttataaattataaaacctACAGAGTTAATACAATGAAACTATAagagttaattatttttttgtcaAACGATTTCGTTTAAACGATATTCGTACACACTATTGAGATGTAATACtgattgtaaatatattttttaaaaaggatTACAGTTAAAGCATACGCTTGTTTGTACTTGAAACTTGAAACTCTATAAAAATACCATATAGTAGTTGCGTAAGTGATACTTAAACAGCGAACATTTATTCTTATGAAATCACGAGCGATCTTTATTTATTGTCATTCCTATTCAAACATTattgtatgtaaataattatcattttttgtGTActgtgtatatttttaaataagtgATCCGTTccgtttaaattataaaaaacgaaaacgaTTACTAAAACGCGCAAGAActgatttaaaataataatattgtatatatttgtatgataataaaaaagtgaagcatatatatatatatatacatatatgataattttaatgaaatctaATTAGTTATATAGCTAATAATGGGGCATTATATTGTTCTAAGTTTACAATAAAGAATATgagtttaaacaaattttattcttaaatgattcatgaaacttcaaaattcattttcattattaactGCTTTGAAAAATAGTATTCTAGAACTAATGAAGGATATGGAACTGtcctattataattttaaataaacagaacaaaataaatcttttagGAGATATGCTAATACATATGAATGATTTAATATACATTCCTTCCcattttatttccaattaatacatatttataaatatttattcacgtAAAGTAAAGAAATTCGAATAGATTGAATGTATTACTAACTCTATTACTAAATGTACtactatatttattgaaatcttTATTCTTGATaagtttaaatattacaagatgttcagatttatttaaacaatatatttaattaatacagatttatttttattaatcaaatatCATGTTTCcacttaattaatattatttaaaaacaattactGTAAAAaccttttaattatattattacacatccgaatgcaataaatattaattatattgttatatgaattaatacgaagatatattaaaaagagtgaggaagtaaatataatttgtatcatAAAACTAtgatttgattttatttccGGTTGAAATTTTTTACCGCAGTTTTAAGAAACGTCGCCAACGACTGTTTTAATTATTGTctcaaattgtaattatatttttctttactttgcaattgataatttcatattttatctatttgtTAGAACTTATTGTTTTTTatgatatgcgttataatttgtataaattatttacttttttaatttcatctattttaatgttatatacgttgtaacgtttaatataattacgaaTAATCGCGTAtgtgaattatatttttaaattataatttcatgtttcaataatttaaatgtttattttaacatatttttaacatatttttgtCCTCAATGTcccaaataatttataatcagTGACATGTATCTTAAAAGAAAGGGAAGTTTAGAGATTTAATGTAAAAACATGTGTTAGTGTGGATTCACATATGCGCTGCATAATTGTGACGTTCTGTCATTCAATGTCTAAGCTGCGCATGAAACATAGTTCTTTTTATAGATAATCTAATAGTTTCATTTCACAAAGTTTATACTCattgtaattgaattttttgtgTTTCGAATGCCTTGTCATCTTCTATTTAtcagtaattaataattttcgaatGGTATCGTAACCTGTATTCTGGTTTCTCTATCGTCAATTTTTGGATTCACTCTTTTATCACATAATATTACCATcatctaattttgtttttgaCAGAAGTTTATTCCTTCTTATTGCAGATATTTTCTTCGCGttagtttgaaaatttcgttATGAGTGCTACATTAAGCTCAAGAGCTGAACAATATTTCTACAGCATAAATCCCTTGGCACAAAGAATAGGAGAAGATATAACTGCAACTAAGGAAGCTTATGAAGGCCTATGGAACACATTAAGCATAGCAGAACGGAATCAAGCAATTAATGAAACTATCATTCAACCAGAGGTTgcattaaaatatactttaaaaaaacATGAGCTCAGTAGAGAATTACCTGAATGGTATCCGAAACTACGTATACAGACAGGAATGAAATATGTTATCGATGAAACTGGTTCTGTAAGTACTATTTATAAGTTTATAGTAATATTAtgtcataaattatatactCTTTGCTTTAATATACAAATGTCGATTAATGTCGGActatcataaatatataatattttgagtctaaaatattttactatttatgacttaatatatatatatgcgatCAAGTTCAAAACATTAAGTTAAGACTCCTTAGTTAAAGCAAATTTTCTTTACTATGATATTATAGACATTGCGATGGCGTGATGAGCATTCAGCTCCATTTTCATTCATGACTCAGTCACAGATGAATCTTAGTATAATAGATTCAACAGAGGATgcaaaatcaaaattaataagaaCTCAATTTGGAGAGTTACCACATTTCTCAAGCCCAGCGAAATCACATAGAAACAATTCAAACTCTCTTAACGATGCTTATACTTCATCTCATACGGTTAACCGCTTCCAATCTGATTGTTTTTCAAGTAATATCTTTGAGAACGAGCAGTGTAGCAGTTTGTTGAAAGGCAATGTTGATAACGATCATTCTGAAAGTATATTTGCTAAATTGATGAACAAAAcgtctttattaaaattacaaaacaatttGGCAGATGATATGGAAAGTTTAGTCAGGGAAAGGGACTCGGATACTGATAAAAGTCAAACAAATACATTAGTGGTTATGTCGCGTACAAAATCAAGTGACATTAATGAGTCAACAGCGCTATTAGAGACTCCTAGTTCTTACAGTAGTTTTCAATC
The nucleotide sequence above comes from Bombus fervidus isolate BK054 chromosome 6, iyBomFerv1, whole genome shotgun sequence. Encoded proteins:
- the LOC139987961 gene encoding uncharacterized protein → MSATLSSRAEQYFYSINPLAQRIGEDITATKEAYEGLWNTLSIAERNQAINETIIQPEVALKYTLKKHELSRELPEWYPKLRIQTGMKYVIDETGSTLRWRDEHSAPFSFMTQSQMNLSIIDSTEDAKSKLIRTQFGELPHFSSPAKSHRNNSNSLNDAYTSSHTVNRFQSDCFSSNIFENEQCSSLLKGNVDNDHSESIFAKLMNKTSLLKLQNNLADDMESLVRERDSDTDKSQTNTLVVMSRTKSSDINESTALLETPSSYSSFQSSQLNQEEEERTIPKTGFEFLDNW